CTTTAACAACCCGGCAATTTCTCCGGACCCATCAGATTGGATTGCTTTATGTCTAAAACTCCTGACTTGACTGAACCCCTCCTTCGCCAAAAATCCCTCCCTGAATTGTTTAGCAAAGGTCGGTCGGATTATGAATCTGGCAATGTAACCGCAGTGACCCTGCGAGGCAATTTACTCAATGCCGAAGTCATGGGTAAAGCAGTCCAACCCTATCGGGTTCGGGTCGGGTTTGATGAGGGCGGTTTGACCTCGGTGACTTGTTCTTGTGCATATCATCAGTCTGAATGGTGTGAACATATTGTTGCCACCCTATTTGTGGTGATGCGGCAACCAGAAGCGATTCAAGAGCGTCCAACTTTGGACCAACTGCTCAATCAGCTAACCCTGGTCCAAACCCAAGAATTAGTGCAAGAATTAGTCCAACAAAATCCACAACTCATGGATGAAATTGACTGTTATATTACGTTAAAAACTAAAAGAAGCAGCACAGCCAACCTGTCCAAAAACCAGCGACCTTCCCCCATAAATTCGGCCCCGTTTCGGCAGCAGGCACGGGATATTTTATATGAGGGGATGCGGTATTTTGAAAATTTAGATGGGGAAGACGACCCGGTAACCGAAGAGTTATTAGATTTAATTGATAATGTTCAAGGGTTAATAGAAATCGGGGAGACTTATAATGCTTTAATCGTGTTAGAAGCCATTGCCTCAGCTTGTGCAGCGGATTGGGACCGGGTGGAACAGTATGGGATTGATGCGGATGAAATTGTGATCGCCCTAGATGAGGCGATCGCCGAAGCAATTCTCAGCGACTCCCTCAGTTCCAGTGAGGTGGAACAGTGGCGATCGCGATTAGAAACCCTCCAAGATGAATGGAGTACCGAATTTGCCCTCAGCTTAGAATCCCTCACCCAAGGATGGGATGATCCCGATTTAGTAGCAGCCCTCAAAGGAACCCTAACCCAACCTGAAATTAAAGAAGAGTCGCTTACCAATTCTTCCCCGGATTTGGGATTAATTCGCTTAAAAATTTTGGATCGCCAAGAGCGATATCAGGAGTATTTGAACCTGGCTAAAGCAAAGGGCAAAATGAAACAATATCTGACCATGTTGGGCAGTTTAGGACGAACTGCCGAAGCAATGGAAGCCGCCCAGACCCAGATGAAAACGATGGAAGAAGCGTTATCCTTGGGTCAAACCTTACGCAGCAATGGGGAAGCCAGCAAAGCCCTGGAAGTCGGAAAAATAGGGTTGAAATTACCGGGGAATTGCCAATATGAACTCGCCAGCTGGACCGCTGATTTAGCCGAAGAATTAGGAAATACTGAGGTAGAACTGGAGGCGAGACAATCAGCCTTTTATGATAATCCTCATGCTACAGATTATTTCAGAATCAAAGAATTAACGGGTGAAAATTGGTCCAAAATTCAACCAGATTTATTAAATGCTCTCAAGCAATATACGACTTGGGGAAAAACTGAGGTTAAGGTGGATATTTTCCTAAATGAAGGGCTAATTGATGAGGCGATCGCCTGCGTAACCAACTTAAGTGATTATTATTCAGATTTGCTACATCGGGTCATGGATGCCGCAATTAAACACCGTCCAGACTGGGTGATAGAAAATGCACGACCCCGTGCAGAATCGATTCTGGATCGCAAAAAATCTGAATCCTATAATCAGGCGATCGCCTGGTTGAAAAAAGTCCGGGCTGCTTACATTCAAAAAGACCAGTGGGATACTTGGAAAACCTATCGTCAAGACTTGCTACAAACCCACGCCCGCAAACACAAATTCCGAGGGATGCTGGAAGATAGGCGCTTGGACTAAGTATCATCCTATCTGGCGAGGGGGAAGTCTTTCCGGCATTCGGTATCCCCCGCATTCCCTTGATGTTAAATAAGTGAATATACTCTGACTTATAATCTTCACAAGTGTTCTAATTTATGCCATAATTGTAGCACCAATCTCCTATAGGTGAGCGTATGTTTCCCTCTCAAAGGTTTACGATTACGACTTATCTCAGTCCCGATGACGTCCAAAAAAAATTAATGAGAGTTGTGGAACCTCCCCCTCAAGGGATACAGTTCCAGTGGAAAAGGTCGGAAAAACCCTACCAGGGACAAATCGGCGAACACTCTTTCAAAATTTCCCGAATCATCTCCTATCGCAATTCTTTTTTACCCCAGATTGAAGGTCGAATTCAGCCCCACGGCAGAGGCAGTCAAATCGAAATCAAAATGAAACTGCACCCTGCGGTGATGATTTTTATGTGCGTTTGGCTGGGTATAGTTGGACAAGGTGTTTTGATGTTTTTAGCGGTCCTGTTTCAAGAAGAATTTGACCCCTTGTTCTTAATTCCTGTGGGAATGTTAATTTTTGGTTTAGCATTACCTTGGGTTGGATTTCTACCGGAAGCTAAGGGGTCTAAACAGTTTTTAATAGAGTTGTTCCAAGCCGAAGAAAAAAAATTAATGTAAAAGGGATGGACAGCCTTTATGTTAAAATAGCAGCGGTTTAGGTGAAGGGAGAGGGCAACAATGAATATTCTGGTGTTTGGGAGTATCAATCTGGATTTAGTTACCCGCACCCACCGCCTGCCGAAACCGGGTGAAACCCTGGCGGGAATTAGCTTTTTTACGGCATCTGGGGGCAAGGGTGCAAATCAAGCGGTTGCTGCTGCAAAATTGGGGATGATAACCTGGATGATTGGACGGGTTGGGGGAGATAATTTTGGACGGGAACTGTTGGAGAGTTTGCAACAGTCTGGGGTGAAGTGCGATCGCATCTTCATCGATGAAAGCACCACCTCTGGAATTGCCACGATCGCCGTCGAGGATACGGGAGAAAATACCATTGTGATTGTTCCCGGGGCTAACGATCGCATCAATGAGTCAGACTGCGATCGCCTCACGGATTTATTACCCACTGCGGCAGCATTATTATTACAATTGGAAATTCCCCTCCCCGCCGTTTTGACAGCCGCTAAAAAAGCTCAAAATGCCGGAGTTCCGGTCATTTTAGACCCCGCCCCTGCCCGAGAACTGCCCCCAGAATTGTATTCCTTAATTGATATCATTACCCCCAATGAAACCGAACTGAGTCTCCTCACCGGAATTGCTGTGAGAGATGTGGAAACCGCCCGGGAAGCAATCCGCGAATTGCAAAACCGGGGAGTTAGAACAGCGATCGCCAAGTTAGGGGGAAAAGGCGTGTTTTGTGCCCGGGGAGAAGAACAGTTTTTTATCCCCGCCTTTGAAGTGGAAACAGTGGATACCGTAGCGGCAGGGGATGCCTTTAATGGCGCATTGGCAGTGGCGATCGCCCAGGGATTGCCCTTACCCGAGGCGGTAAGATGGGGGGCTGCCGCAGGTGCCTTAACCGTCACGAAACCCGGTGCTCAATCCGCCTTACCCAGTCGCCTCACCTTCGAGAAATTTCTCCGGGAGGGGAAAATCAAGACTTGATGGGTTGATCTACAGGCTGAGTCGTGGCGATCGCCGCAATCCCATATACTGAAATCCCCTCTTTAGACAGGGTTGTGATAGCTTCTTGACAAGTTGCCCCCGTCGTATAAATGTCATCGAGCAGAATCACCCCCTGTTTCGGCTTGTTGCGGCGCAACCGGGCCCCCACCGTCATCGAATTCGCGAGAGTTTGCTGGCGTTGTGCCGGGGATAATTGATTTAACGCCTCCGTATCGCGCACTCGTTCTAAACCCCGAGGTTCTAACGGATATCCCGTCAGTTCGCAAAAGCTTTTTGCCAGTAATTCCGCCTGATTAAATCCCCGTTTTCGTTGCTTGTCGGGATACATGGGAATGGGAACCACCGTCAGTCCCTGCGCTTTTGCCAGGGGAGACTGTAACCAAGTTTCAGCGAGGGCGTACCCCAGGGGTTGGGCGAGTTCCGGGCAGTTTTGGTACTTCATCACGGCGATCGCCCGTTTCATCACCCCCCCATAGCGACCCCAAATCAACACCGGAGGGGTTTCCTGTAATAACCGTTGCTTCACCGAGAATTTTTGGCGCTGTAACTGGCGATCGCAACCCGGACACAGCAGCGGTTTTCCCGGGCGATCGCACAAGGGACAATTGGGTTTTAAAAACAAATTCACCCACCCTTTCACCATTGCCGACCAATTTCCCATCATCTTTGAACTTCCCTTGCCTGTACTAACTTTTCATCTTACGGTTCTTCGCCCCTGCTGCGATTTGACCCAGTTTTGTGAAGGGATGCAAAAGGGAGCCACCCAGACTATGATAGAGGATGTCCGAATGCTTGCTTGATTGTGGATCACCTCTACTGGCTTGACCAAATTCAACCCTCACAACGGTCGTTAGTGGGGGATAACCCCTTTAATTTAAGTCAGATGGCGCAACAGGGCTATCCGGTGTTGCCCGGATTTGTGTTGGCAGCCCCTGCATTGCGAGAGTTTTTAGAAACCTATCCTTGGGAAGAACCCCTGTTTGCCGAGCTCCTGAGTTCCTCGGTGCATCTGAATGTGGATGAGCCCCGACAGCTAAAGGCGATCGCCCAACATATCCGGGAAGAAATGATGGGGGCAAAGTTACCCCAGCAGTGGATCAATACCTTGGCAATGGCAGCGCAACAACTGAATTCCCCGGGGTTAATCCTTTCCCCTAGCGTCACCCTCCCGAAAAATACCCCCAGTCCGCTCAAATTTTCGGGGTTAGTGGAAAGCTATGTTTGCCGGTGCGATCCAGAGGAAATTGCTCTGGGAGTCTTGCAAACTTGGGCGGAGTTATTTAGAGCTAAAAGTTTATTGTATTGGCAGCGATCGCGGATTGAACTGCGTTCCCTAAATCTAGCGGTGGTGGTGCAACCCCTACACCCTGCTATTACCTCCGGAACCCTCACCTATACCCAAGCGCACTGTGAAATTCAAGCCACCTGGGGATTGGCCCTCTCGATTAAACTGGGAGAGGCGATTCCCGATTGGTATCAAATCCACTCCCACAGTGGAAATGCGATCGCCCAAATTTTGGGGAACAAACACCTCAGTTATGAACTGAGAGTGAACCCCACCTTAGGGGATGAGTTCACCTCAGAAATTAGCTTGCCGAGTCCCTACAGTTGTCTTCAACCCTATGTGGTGAGTGACGAACAACAACAGGAATTTGCCCTCAAACCCCGTGAACTGGAAATTTTGGGGGCGATCGCCCGAGACCTTGGCAGTCACTTAGACCGCCACTTCATCCTAGAATGGACCCTCGTCAAAGCTACAGAACAGTCCCCAGCACAGATCTATATCACCGGAGTGGAAGTGGGAAATCCCCTCTCCTCATTGGCAATCCGGCCCCCCTTAGACCCGCCAGCAGCCCCAAAATCGACCCCGATAACCGCAATCGCGGGAGAAGAAATGCCCCAGATGATCCTCGGAACAGGGGCTGCCAAAGGAGTCGCCGTCGGATTAGCCTATTGCATCCCCTCCCCAACGGAAGTCTTGGAAAATATCCCCCCAGGACGGATCTTGATTGCCAAAGAAATAGTCCCCCATTGGCTGCATATCGTCCGACAAGCAGCAGCAGTGGTCACCGAATCCGGGGGAATGACCAGTCATGCGGCGATTCTTGCCCGAGAATTTGGCATTCCTGCGGTAGTGGGGGCTGCTGGAGTGACCCAAGCGATCGCCACCGCCACGGAAATTTGTGTTAATGGGGATACCGGCGAAATTTTTGTACTCACTGCCGGAACAGTCCAACCCAGTCTTGAGCGATCGCCTCACCCTGTTGCCTCTGTTGTTTCAAAACCTCATCCCATGCTTTTACCCGAGTCTGACCCCATAACCGCTTCCTGTGCTCAACCCTTTCCCACCGCGACACAGTTGATGGTGAACTTGTCGCATCCGAGTTCCTTAGACCGAATTGCGGATGCCTACTTAGATGGGGTGGGTTTATTGCGATCGGAAATGATGGCCCTGGAAATTTTCCAATCCGAAGACCCCTACCAATGGCGCGATCGGCACAAAAGCCAGGAATTTATCCACCGAATTTCCGAACCCTTAAAGCGCGTCGCCAAATTTTTCTTTCCTCGTCCGGTATTTTATCGGTCCTTAGATTTGCGCGGGTACGATTTACCCGGACTGCGATCGCCCGGACAAACCAGCATCAACCCCAGTCGCAGCGCCCAAACCTTGGGAGTACATGGCGCATTTAGCTACCTCCTCGACCCGGCATTATTTGATTTAGAACTCGAAACCCTAGCCAAACTGCAACAGGAGGGGTTGACCAACCTGCGATTAATCATTCCCTTTGTGCGAACCGTCGAAGAATTTATATTTTGCCGGAATCGGGTGCAACAATTCAAACTCGACCAGGTTCGGGACTTCCAACTCTGGATCATGGCAGAAGTGCCTTCTGCCTTATTTTTAATCCCAGATTATGCGCAAGCCGGAGTCCAGGGAATTTCCATCGGGACCAATGATTTAACCCAGTTACTCCTCGCCGCAGACCGAGAAAATCAGCAAATGTCCGATGTGTTTGACCCCCGTCATCCGGCAGTGATGAGGGCGATTCATCAACTGATTCAACAGGCAAAAGCCGCAGGAATTCCTTGTGCGATTTGTGGCGGTGCACCCACCCGGTATCCGGAAACAATAGATACTCTAGTGCGCTGGGGAATTGAGGGAATTTCCGTCGAACCCGAGGCGATCGTCCGTACTCATCAGGCGATCGCCCGGTCCGAACAGCGCATCCTGTTAGAAATGGCCCGTCGTGACTCCGGGGACTGTCCGTTCTAAGCCTTATTGCGCGTCCGAATCCGTTGCGGGAGACTCCACAGGGGCGACTGGACTCCAGGCACTTTTGGGCTGACTATTGCGGTGCATCAGCGCCAAAGTCAATTGTTTAAATAACCAGTATAAAACCGTAATCACCACAAACGTCACAATCATCACCAAAACCGGACGGCGACCAATCAAATCATTCATCACACTGCGGACTAAAATATCCGGGTCTGTCACAATATCCCAACTATTAAACCGTTGAAACCGACCCAGATAAATCCCGACTGCCGTCAACCCATGTATCACCAGTTCCGCCAGCGCAGTAAACCGACGTAACCCCCACCGTTCCATATACCAAGTCAAATAAATCAGGGACAAAACGTAAGATTGAAACCCCACAATCATAAATATCAGAAACTGGGGAATCAAGACTAAAGTAATCATCCAGACCGAGTGTCCGGCGCGAATATCATTAATTAAATGAATCACATCGGTTAAGACATAAGGCGCATTGGGTAAAAAGGCGATAAACGCCACAAATCCCAACCACCACAACAGCGATCGCGAAGCCGTTGGGCTATTTTGACTGCGCCGCAACTGCCAAATTTCCGAAGACATCAAAATCAGAGTCAGGATGAGAATCCAGATTAAGTAATCGGCACTGATTCGTTGCAGCAGAAAAATTCCCGTCCGGAAAACCCGGTCCGCAGTTGGCAGAAAAGTGGCCCCTAGAATGAGAAACACCCCCCACCGCAACCATTGCGATCGGGGTTTATGAAACAACCAAAAACTCAACGCTAAGGGGACAACCGCTAAAAACGTATTCCACACCATAAAGCGATGATTCCCTTGCATAATTCCCCATGCAACAGTCATCCAGTCCATCAATTGAGCAGTCATAGGCTTTTTATTTCAGCGATTCTTTCAATAAAGCTTGTTTCCTTCCTTACTATGATATTCACTCCATTCTGAGAGTTGCCAAATTGCGGATATTCTTGACAATTTAGAGATTTTGTGGTATGTAAAAAGACTAATCAGGTAAGCGCTCAAGGCAACACGCTATAGCGCGTCTAAATCATTCGGGTATAGTAAATCATCCTGGTATAGAGATAGCGAGCAAGATGCTTGCACTCCTTTAAATATCTGTACCTGATGAGTCTGGGAACTGCTATATATACAAACTCAATCCTCGCTCATATCCCCCAGTCCCCGCTCATCCTCGTAACTTCGCTCTGCCGAGTTATGCTGTTTTGGAGGGTCTGCCTCCTGTTAGGCGCTTAAGTGAGGACATCTCAGCGATCGCTTGATTTGCAGGGTAATCCAGAAAAATCAGTCCACAATTTACCACGGGTTTTTGACTTAAGTTAAGAATTAAATATTTTTCCTGGATTTTTCCTGAATCTTGGATCAGGTCAGGGGGGTACCGAATGGCCTCCAATTTGACGAAACCCGATCCGCCAGTTAGTGTAGGAGCAGCGTAAACTTCCTAGGAAATTATTATGGCATTAGAGCTATTCGACCCCAGCTACTATCGCAGCGTTAATCCAGATCTAGGCGGGTTGAGTAATGAAGAGGCTTTACAACATTTAGTCACCTTTGGTTTGGTTGAGGGACGAGAATTTTCCCGATGGGTAACGCCCCAAATGTTGGATACTTATGCGGACTGGAACTGCGAGATTTATCCTAATGAAGCGGCTTTTAATTCCCCACAAACTCGCTTAAAAACGGCTTTCGAGCATTTACGAGATTTTGGACTCGATGAAGGTCGGCCTTTGAGAGTCCAGACGGATTTGGTGATTTCTACTAAGTTTTTCTATCCGAGCCAGCAGAGATCAACGACGGATGAAATCCAGGTCCGTCCTGAATATTTTAATGCTGATTATTACCAACAACGCTATGGGGATTTAGCCCCCCTGAGTAATCAGGAACTTTTTCAGCATTTTATTAATTTTGGGATTAATGAAGGCCGCCGAGGGAGTTCATCGTTTCACGTTACGGCTTATCTGGAGAACTCTGCTGATCTCCAGCAGATTGGGTTTACGAACCAACAGGCTGTAGAACATTTTATTCGGTTTGGGGTGGATGAGGGAAGTCGGCGATCACGGGTTAGTTTTGTCAGCCAGGTGGCCGATATTTGGCAAGAAAATCTGGTGTATTTCAGTTCATTCTATCGCAGCCATAATCCAGACTTAGGCGGTTTTGATGATCTGCAATTGGTGGAGCATTTTCAAGATTTTGGGCGAGATGAAGGGCGGAGGGCTTCACCGTATTTTGATGTGAATGCCTATTTAGCCAGTAACCCCGATTTGCAGCAAGCTGGGTTAACCAACCGAGAAGCGATCGCCCATTTTATTGCCTTTGGATTTAAGGAACTCCGCAAAGCAACACCTTTAGTGGACCAGGCAGAAGCGTTAAAAAATAATCTGGCAACGGCTCCCAGTTTAGGGGAAGTTCCATTAGGCTTTTGGTTCAATGACCAACAGACTCGAATTGCTAATCCGGCGCGAGCCGATGGGGTGCTATCCACTGAGGATCGGATAGATTATTATCGTCTAGAATATTTGAGGAATTCTAGGTTGGAATTCCCAGGATTGAGTGAAAATATTAATGTCAAAATCATTCATGTCAATCCGGATTTTTTACCGGACTCGGTGCGGCAACCGTTAAGATTTGAGTTTTTATGGACTGGACTGGATAACCACGCTTTAACTCAAGTGAATCAACCGATTGAAACAACGGTTCTTCCTCCGGAAGCATTCGCGGTGGTTGCGGAATTGAATCCCACGGATCGGAATGGCCTTTCTCTTGAGGTGGTTACGGATCAGTTAATTCAACAGGGTTTGTATTCCCAGAATCTTGTTCTGATGGTAGAAGCGTCTGATGAACTGACAAATCCCACGCCTTATTCTTTAATTTATAGTTATCCAGCCCCTGGAGGGTCGGTCCCTTGGTTTCTGCGCGCTCCTTCGGCTCCACTTTTTCCCGATTTGCCGCCTGAGTGCTTTGATAGTCCGATCGCTTCAATGACTTCCCTTCCTTTGGCAACGGTTGAAGCCGGAACTTTGTCCGATACTCTTTGGGATGTAAGACATTCGCCGGAAGGGTTAAGTTTGTTGGGTTAGAGGGGGATTTTTTCAGACAAGAGGAATGGAATTCGGGTGCGTCAGAGTGGAAAGCGGTAGGTAATTTTTTATGGGTTTTTAGAACTGACGCACTAGATTTGGTGTGGAGGAAGAAACGACAGCAAGTCGTTACTACGAACTAAGAGGGAACGACTGAAGTCGTTACTACGAACAATCCGGAACGACTTCAGTTGTTACTATGAACTGGGGTCGATCGCCTCTAAAATATGCTCGCGGTTGAGGTTGCGTCCGATGAAGACTAGGCGGGTTTGGCGGGGTTCGGCTTCTTGCCAGGGGCGATCATAGAAGTGGTCGAAGCGTTTGCCGACGCCTTGTAATACTAATCGCATGGGTTTATTCTGGACTGAAACAAATCCTTTGATGCGATAAATTTCTAATTTTTCTACGAGGTTTTGGAGTTGACTAACTAAGGTCTTAGGGTCGAAGGTTTGGTTGAGGATAATGTTCACTGAATTGATATCATCATCATGTTCATGGTCTTCCTCAGTGTCGTGGTGACTGGGACGGCTGTCGAGGTTGTCTTCGACGGCAGCATTAAATCCTAGGAGTAAGTCGGCGGTAATTTCACTGCTTTTGCAGGGAACAATTTTGACGTGAGGGGGCAGTTGCGATCGCAGCCAAGTGATCACTTTAGTTTGAGTTTCAGCATCGACTAAATCGACTTTGGTCAGTAATACTAAGTCAGCACAGGCGAGTTGATCCTCAAACAACTCTTCGATGGGGGTTTCATGATCTAAGCTGGGGTCAGCTTGTCGCGCTTGTTCTAAGGCGTCGAGATCCCCCACGAGAGTACCCGCTGCGACTGCCTCACAATCGACCAAGGTAACCACGCCATCGACGGTGGCCCCGGTGCGAATTTCCGGCCAACGAAAGGCTTGAATTAGGGGTTTGGGGAGGGCGAGTCCGGAGGTTTCGATTAACATACAATCGAGGCGATCGCGATGTTTGAGCAATTCCTGCATGGTGGGCAAAAATTCCTCTTGAACGGTACAACAGAGGCAACCGTTGGTCAGTTCAATAATATTGCTATCGGTAGCAGGAGATTCGTCACACACTTGAC
The nucleotide sequence above comes from Laspinema palackyanum D2c. Encoded proteins:
- a CDS encoding SWIM zinc finger family protein, producing MSKTPDLTEPLLRQKSLPELFSKGRSDYESGNVTAVTLRGNLLNAEVMGKAVQPYRVRVGFDEGGLTSVTCSCAYHQSEWCEHIVATLFVVMRQPEAIQERPTLDQLLNQLTLVQTQELVQELVQQNPQLMDEIDCYITLKTKRSSTANLSKNQRPSPINSAPFRQQARDILYEGMRYFENLDGEDDPVTEELLDLIDNVQGLIEIGETYNALIVLEAIASACAADWDRVEQYGIDADEIVIALDEAIAEAILSDSLSSSEVEQWRSRLETLQDEWSTEFALSLESLTQGWDDPDLVAALKGTLTQPEIKEESLTNSSPDLGLIRLKILDRQERYQEYLNLAKAKGKMKQYLTMLGSLGRTAEAMEAAQTQMKTMEEALSLGQTLRSNGEASKALEVGKIGLKLPGNCQYELASWTADLAEELGNTEVELEARQSAFYDNPHATDYFRIKELTGENWSKIQPDLLNALKQYTTWGKTEVKVDIFLNEGLIDEAIACVTNLSDYYSDLLHRVMDAAIKHRPDWVIENARPRAESILDRKKSESYNQAIAWLKKVRAAYIQKDQWDTWKTYRQDLLQTHARKHKFRGMLEDRRLD
- the rbsK gene encoding ribokinase, encoding MNILVFGSINLDLVTRTHRLPKPGETLAGISFFTASGGKGANQAVAAAKLGMITWMIGRVGGDNFGRELLESLQQSGVKCDRIFIDESTTSGIATIAVEDTGENTIVIVPGANDRINESDCDRLTDLLPTAAALLLQLEIPLPAVLTAAKKAQNAGVPVILDPAPARELPPELYSLIDIITPNETELSLLTGIAVRDVETAREAIRELQNRGVRTAIAKLGGKGVFCARGEEQFFIPAFEVETVDTVAAGDAFNGALAVAIAQGLPLPEAVRWGAAAGALTVTKPGAQSALPSRLTFEKFLREGKIKT
- a CDS encoding ComF family protein, translating into MMGNWSAMVKGWVNLFLKPNCPLCDRPGKPLLCPGCDRQLQRQKFSVKQRLLQETPPVLIWGRYGGVMKRAIAVMKYQNCPELAQPLGYALAETWLQSPLAKAQGLTVVPIPMYPDKQRKRGFNQAELLAKSFCELTGYPLEPRGLERVRDTEALNQLSPAQRQQTLANSMTVGARLRRNKPKQGVILLDDIYTTGATCQEAITTLSKEGISVYGIAAIATTQPVDQPIKS
- a CDS encoding putative PEP-binding protein yields the protein MDHLYWLDQIQPSQRSLVGDNPFNLSQMAQQGYPVLPGFVLAAPALREFLETYPWEEPLFAELLSSSVHLNVDEPRQLKAIAQHIREEMMGAKLPQQWINTLAMAAQQLNSPGLILSPSVTLPKNTPSPLKFSGLVESYVCRCDPEEIALGVLQTWAELFRAKSLLYWQRSRIELRSLNLAVVVQPLHPAITSGTLTYTQAHCEIQATWGLALSIKLGEAIPDWYQIHSHSGNAIAQILGNKHLSYELRVNPTLGDEFTSEISLPSPYSCLQPYVVSDEQQQEFALKPRELEILGAIARDLGSHLDRHFILEWTLVKATEQSPAQIYITGVEVGNPLSSLAIRPPLDPPAAPKSTPITAIAGEEMPQMILGTGAAKGVAVGLAYCIPSPTEVLENIPPGRILIAKEIVPHWLHIVRQAAAVVTESGGMTSHAAILAREFGIPAVVGAAGVTQAIATATEICVNGDTGEIFVLTAGTVQPSLERSPHPVASVVSKPHPMLLPESDPITASCAQPFPTATQLMVNLSHPSSLDRIADAYLDGVGLLRSEMMALEIFQSEDPYQWRDRHKSQEFIHRISEPLKRVAKFFFPRPVFYRSLDLRGYDLPGLRSPGQTSINPSRSAQTLGVHGAFSYLLDPALFDLELETLAKLQQEGLTNLRLIIPFVRTVEEFIFCRNRVQQFKLDQVRDFQLWIMAEVPSALFLIPDYAQAGVQGISIGTNDLTQLLLAADRENQQMSDVFDPRHPAVMRAIHQLIQQAKAAGIPCAICGGAPTRYPETIDTLVRWGIEGISVEPEAIVRTHQAIARSEQRILLEMARRDSGDCPF
- a CDS encoding DUF1361 domain-containing protein, which translates into the protein MTAQLMDWMTVAWGIMQGNHRFMVWNTFLAVVPLALSFWLFHKPRSQWLRWGVFLILGATFLPTADRVFRTGIFLLQRISADYLIWILILTLILMSSEIWQLRRSQNSPTASRSLLWWLGFVAFIAFLPNAPYVLTDVIHLINDIRAGHSVWMITLVLIPQFLIFMIVGFQSYVLSLIYLTWYMERWGLRRFTALAELVIHGLTAVGIYLGRFQRFNSWDIVTDPDILVRSVMNDLIGRRPVLVMIVTFVVITVLYWLFKQLTLALMHRNSQPKSAWSPVAPVESPATDSDAQ
- the cobW gene encoding cobalamin biosynthesis protein CobW, translating into MHKIPVTVITGFLGAGKTSTIRHLLQNNQGRRIAVLVNEFGEVGIDGEFLKSCQVCDESPATDSNIIELTNGCLCCTVQEEFLPTMQELLKHRDRLDCMLIETSGLALPKPLIQAFRWPEIRTGATVDGVVTLVDCEAVAAGTLVGDLDALEQARQADPSLDHETPIEELFEDQLACADLVLLTKVDLVDAETQTKVITWLRSQLPPHVKIVPCKSSEITADLLLGFNAAVEDNLDSRPSHHDTEEDHEHDDDINSVNIILNQTFDPKTLVSQLQNLVEKLEIYRIKGFVSVQNKPMRLVLQGVGKRFDHFYDRPWQEAEPRQTRLVFIGRNLNREHILEAIDPSS